Below is a genomic region from Triticum dicoccoides isolate Atlit2015 ecotype Zavitan chromosome 5A, WEW_v2.0, whole genome shotgun sequence.
TCTCCTTATTCTCTTTTTGTCGATAATTTTCGTAAAGACCTTTCTCCTTGATTACTTTCTAGTTTAGCTCCCCCTTATAGCCTGCAGCTTATATATATCCTTCTGTAGTTTGGTTAGCCTGTAGCTATTCGCTGTATCAAACTTTTTTGGTTTTTATATTTTGTTGTAATAAAGAAAAAGGACGTCCAATTTTGTTGTATATATCCTTCTATAGTTTGGTTGCCGCTTAATTAAAGTTAAAAAATGGTTCAGCCTGATATTTTGCCCACCGTAGTCACTGTCAAAAAACAATGTTTAAAATCAGATGCTATGTCTAAGGGTATACATCACCAGTGAGCCCTCCAGTGGAGCCCCAAACCCAATAGGCTTTTCACAGAACCAGAGTTCAGAATACGCTGTATCATTTCAAATTTTGAAAGGAATGACAAATAACTTCTGCACTGATCGAAAACTTGGTGAGGGTAGTTCTGGTGTGGTGTATAAGGTAAGCTTATAGTATAAACATTATAGTACTTACTTATTTTGTTTGAAACTTTGTCTCCCTTCCATAAATAAGATATGTGTAACTAAAGTTGATCCAAAAATGCATATTCATAATAATTAGATACTTTAAACAGGGAGTGCTAAAAAATCAGGAAATTATTGCTGTGAAGAAGTTCGTGCCATCATGGATGCCTGGTTCGCAGGAGCAATTTCAGAATGAGGTTTATCATCTTATGATGCTTAAACACCCCAATATAGTACGATTTCGAGGCTACTGCTATGAAACACGGAATGAGGTTAAGCTGTGCAATGGGAAACGTGTCTTCGCCGAGGTGGCTGAAAGGTTACTTTGCTTGGAGTATCTGCCCAAGGGAAGCCTTGATAAATATCTATCAGGTACCACATTCAATATGGCAACATCTTTCTTTATCTTTATTTGAGTTGTAATTTGTGAGGTCCGAGCATAGTTCCTAAGAACTGTATTGGTATACTAGTGTTACAAGAACTTAATAGTATGTGATAATGATATATTATACGAGTCCATAATTGTCAAACGAGAACATAAAATGGAATTTTGTAGCACTCATATATTTTTTGGATAACAACAATAATGGATTTTTTCTGCAACATATCTGAGAATGCTCTACTTCTGGTTACAATTGCAGATGAATCTTCCGGACTTGATTGGAGCACACGCTACAATATAATCGAGGGGATTTGCTATGGGTTATGTCACCTTCACGAGCAAATTGATAAGAAGATCATTCACTTGGACCTTAAACCAGCGAACATATTGTTGGATGATCGTATGGTACCAAAAATCACAGACTTTGGTCTGTCAAGACTACTTGATCAACAACAAACACTTCACACTGAATCTCGCCATGGAACATTGTGAGTCAATGCGACTTTTAAATCCATTACTTAGCCAAAAGCAAGATGTGTTTTCTCTGCGGTAAATTTTTACACTTCAAATTTCTTTTCATGTTGCAATTCAGTGGTTACATGCCACCTGAAATATTTCATAGAGGTACAGTTACATCTAAGTCAGACATATTTAGTCTGGGTGTAATAATCATGGAGGTAATAACCGGGCGCAGGGACTACCCAGATGTTACTAGAGAATCTCCGGATGATTATATCGAGCTTGTAAGGAAAAGTTGTATCACATTTCAAAACGACAGTTCTTTTCCACAAAGAGTCAAAGACCATGGTGCACTTTACATTTGATACTAACATTGTAGCTGTTTGTTCAGGCACTTACAAAATGGAGGGTTGTGTTGCAAAGATCGACATGCGACGAGTCTCTAGAAACATATTGCAAACAAATAAAGAGATGCATCCAGGTAGGTCTAATGTGTGTGAACCCTGACCGCACCAAAAGGCCTCCGATAATGCAGGTTATCGATATGCTTCAAGGATTGAAAGTTATCGACTGCAACATTATTGATAATGCAACGCAACAGTATTAACAATGTAATGTCTTCGTCAGGCCCGGTATGATCACTTAACGGCATGTTCTTAGGTGTACTTGCTAAGTCTTTCTTCTTTCCTTGAGCAATGTGGTAACGGCGCAGACCCCATAGAAAGTACAAACTAGACATTGTATTCTGACATTTGTGTATCTAGTACCTGACAACCTTGCACCCATATGCAGTGTGGTGCGCCACTTGATCAACGCCGCCTTTGAGAGAATCATGCAAGGGGCAGGCGTTATCTTGGTCGGCTTCTTCGCGCATGCTACTGACCCTTTGTCAGAGAATAGTGTATGTTGCAACCTGCAAGCGTCCCCCAGCATTGCTTCATCTCTGCTGGATGGCGTTTTTGTCGTTGAAGCTGAATATGAACCAGGCCGGTGGGGGTTGTTGCCCGGCCTGCCCAAACCTGTACACTAGTTGTTTTTTGCTTATCTCCGATTTCGAGGGATGTGTCCCCTCTCTATCTTTGCTTAGGAATGTTAGTTGCCCTTAATTTGAACTTCTAAGGTCGGTGTATCCCTCGTAGGGGGTTAGTCATCCTTAGGGAGCTGAACTTGCTACCTTAACTCGTTCTCGTGCGTTGTTTTCGTTAATGAAATCGGAGCTCCAAAAAGAAAAACCCTCTACACTACTGTTTGCGTATTAGCAATACTGTAATTGTTAGAACCTGGATGGAACTGGAACGGAACGTGACGTTAGTTTTGCAATCCGATGGAAGGTCCTGGAGAATGGCCTCGCTCGTATTTATTTATCTCAAGTTGTGTTCTGGAGCTCTTAATAAGAGCAGCTCAAGGGACTAGTTAGATGGGAACCAACCACGCTGGGAATGTGTAAAATGAAACACAATGTTGaggtcctctgtttcttccaactgAACTGAAGAATTAAGCCGTATGAACGCAGAGTTGCAGAGAAGCTTCGCATTTGCTTTTCATGTATCTCTTTCCACATATGATATGTGCAGGACATCTATCAAATTTCTCCATCGGCCGTAGGAGACTGGGAAGCTAGTCGAACCCCCGGCCGGGGCCTGCATCAGCATCATCGTGGCAGGAGCGCTGGAGACCTGTCCGCGGAGGGTTTttttttttttagagaaaatgCCAGGTccgactttaaattaataaagtcACCAGGCAACATGAGTCACAACCAAACTAACCACACAACAACAGTATCACCCGGCCCGAGGATAAGCAAAAGGACAATTTTAACTGGGAAAGGCACAAAACGAAACAAGGGAGCAGCAGCAGCTAGGACATCCTGGCCCCATCCCTTCCAGATAGAGATATAGCAGTTGCACACACTCGGTCGGTGAGGGCCACTACAACCGCCTTTTCCTCCTCCTTAATCAGAGATTTCCACTGCTGCAAAAACATGGATAATTTGAAGATAACATTAGCCGCCGAGCTAGGGAACACCTTTTAACGGTAAACTTGTTTCTGATAGTCCACAAGGTCCAGCACATGGCCGAGAAGCCGGACCAGAAGAGCCTCTTCGTCAATCCCGACAAAGTAGCCGAAAGGAGGCAGAGGGCAGAGAAATTAGCAGGATCCCAGGAGACGCCCAGCCAGTCCCTTAGACAGCTCCAGAGTAGTAATGCCAGCGGGCAATGAAAGATGATGTGATCAGTATCCTCAGGGCTCCCGCAGAGAGAGCAGAAATGAGAGCACGGCCCATGCTGTTTCTTAATCTGATCAGCGGCAGGTAAACGGCCCCTCATTGCTTGCCACATAAAGATTCGGATCTTGTCACTCGGGCGAACCAGATGGGCTTGAACTTAAAAACTTAGGACCAGTCGACGGCACACGGTAGCACGACTTAACAGAATACCGGCCGGAAGCATAATGGGGCCAAGAAACCTCATCCCGCGCCTCCAAGAGCGCGGGGAAGAGGGCAGCGAGACGCTGCCACTCCTCCAACTCTGCGGGAGACAGGACCCAGCGGAAGCCCAGATCCCAACCAGCGGCCGCAACCTCCGTGATGGAGATAGCAGGCGACGACACAAAAGAAAACGGAGGTGTTGTTGTCGATGCATAACACTCCTGCCTTCCACCCTGCTGTAAATAAATTCACCCAATAATATGTGATTATACTCATCACATGTATGGATAGATGGCTCAGCCTGCGTCTTCTTTTCACATGAGAGATGAGATCACAAAATAATCAGACCACTAGTTAATCAAAGGCAAATTTTAGCATGCTCCCTCTTACCTCCCTTTTTCACGTGAGAGGTACGAGAGACCATGCTGAAATTTGCCAGAGGTTGCACATTCGGTGTGTGCACACTATGATTCAGTGTTCAAGAGTGAGATGTGGCAAGAAGATGCTACGGTTCTTTTACCAAAGAGGGCCCGGTCGATCAGTGAGCTAGCGCAAGAACCTTTCATCCATGTGAGTTTCCTAGTTTCTTGGGCCAGAGGCCCCAATCAGTGGTGTGACGACACCGACAAGCCCATACCGGCGCGGGTCAGCCTCCGGCGCCAATGATGGCCGCAGAGGAGGGCGTCCGTGACTGTCGCGACCTACGCTCACAAAGCCGGGGAATGATGGAGGCTCCACGAACCAGGCTGGACCTCTGCAGCTGCTTGAAGCCCGCCCAGATATGTGATTCAACCGCGTAGTTCACTTCCAGCTACCTGATCTGGGGCAAGTCGCACTCCCTCATATCTGGGGACGAACATTGTTTTTTTGTTAATGACACGAGTAAGATGGTGATTTGCGAAAACGGAATtgttatttcacatctagatgcaaTATACTTACCTCACATCTAAGTTCAGAACCATTGATTTTGGTTGTCTTTAATTAATTCCACGCAAGAATCAGACAAACATAGAgtgaatagcataaaactaccactTTTCGTGCTATGGTACCAAAAAACTACCGAAAATTTGTTTGTGACTAATACCTACCACTGTTGGCGTCGGCTGTCTCAAAAAAACCCAAATGGACGAGTGGTTAACATCTGATCAGGTTTATGACAGCTGGGGACCACCTGTAAGATAACAGTTCGTTTGACCGTTTGTTTGGCCGTTAACTTACATCTGAGGCCTACATGTCAGTGTCATTCAAATAAAAAAATCTTCATTCCCTCAATTAGCAATCAGGTCCCTGAAAATAAAATAGAAAGCAATCAGGCcctgaaaaataaaacaaaaagcaaTCGTGTCCCCGCCGGCAAGCTCGTCGCCGGAGTTGATGCGGGCGTCGGCCGGCCTTCAGCGGCACCGTCCCTGCTGCTCTGCTGCACGCGCCGGAGCTGCTGCATTGGTGCACGCGGCAGAGCTCGAAGGCTCCCTGCTGCCGGCGGCGGGCGAGGCAGCCATGGCGAGCTCGCCTCGAGGCTTTGCAGATGGGGCCAGGCACGGCAGCCGTCGGACGTGAAGAAAGCGAGCTCAGCCTGAGTGGAAGGAGGCCAGCAggaggtgagggagtcggccaagcTCCGTCGGAGATGGGGCCGGGCGGCGCACGTGCCATAGGAGGCGAGCtatggggaggagggaggagggaggaggcgtggGTGGTTGAGCTGCTCGCCGTTTGCCCCCGCACCCGTGGCGGAGGCCAACTGTAGCCCGTCGCCGTGGCCGGCCGTGAGGAAAGAAGAGAGAGATCACAGGAGGGGAGTAGAGAAGAAAGGGAAGAAGATGAAGCTTACcggtgggtcccacatgtaagttaACGGTCAAACTAAACAGTCAAACAAGAAAGACTGTTTAGAATCACATGGTGATTTGGGTTTTTTAGACAGCCGATGCCAACAGTGATAGGTATTAGTCACAAACAATTTTTTGGTAGTTTTTTTGTACCATAGAATGAAAAGTGATAGTTTTATGCTATTCACTCGACAAACATACCGTATATACACTGCTGCAAGACATGGCTTCTCGTGGTTTGTTTCGCGCAGCATTCCCCAATTACGATTCCTTGTCTTTTAGATCCTCTGACGATGAATAATTCCCTGCTGCGCCTCCATATATAGCATAACCATTTCTCTAGGAAAAAGTACAAACCGTGGCAGCTTATTAGGAAACTTGTAAAGCGCTGCTTAGGCCACGGATTCGGCTTGCCTGCTTtcttcccatgctcccatccgtactcccacttcatcctacggctgtcattttctctttttcttttctaatctaatcatctcccccctgattttcagggggtggggccgggccttatttttttccaatcaaatcaagccacgtacgcgggaACACAGATGGGAGCACgggaagggagcaggcaagtctcgtccttaGGCCACACCCATATTGGCTATTACTATTAGGCATGGTTCTGGAAACGTACCCGTAATTTCTGAGACATGGACATTCCATATCAAATATTCTGACAATTTGCAAGTAGAAACACCCCTGAGTTTTATCCCTGGACATCGCTGGCAGTTCTAGGTAAGCTGAGGAACTTCCATGTGCCATCTTCCATTGAGATGACGATACCTCTGAACATGAAAGATAGTAACATCATCAGGACGCGGAGTTTCTGCTCCCGGGCTTAGCTGCACCCTTGCTGACGAAAAAaaccaaaacaaatactagaaaaattcaaaaaatcattttatttgtgtggtagataatttaGTGCGTGAGGTCTGCTCCAAATTTTAACTCATTTGGACATTTGAGCAGCCCTCGGCAAAAAAGATAAAATCAGGATCTGCAAAAAAATTAAGCTACTAGTAGACTGGAAATATCTCTGGCCTGAATATATACTCCACGGTAAGTCCCCGTTTGCGAAGTCAATAGACACTCGTATAGTTTTTACCACTGTATATTTTACTAGGCACAGACGGTTTCAGTTGGCGGACTGGTCAACACAACTTGTATGATCAGCATATTTGTATCAGTACAAAATATGGTACATATCAGTGAGCATGTATGCATTAGTTTCCAACcctcaacacccacaacaactaaTAAACTTCTAATACTATCAGATTCCTCTGAAACATACACATACAGATTAACAAACCAACAAGTGCACGGCCTTGAATCATTTAGTTCATGATAGTTCATCCCGTCAAAAGAGAAAAAAAGTTCATGATAGTTCAGTGCCTTTTTCAAAGCATGCATGCATCATGCCCATTTCAGAGAGACAGGAGGCACAGAGAAGTTATTTATGCTACCGCTGcattgcattgtactccctccgttcttaaatacttgtctttctaggcatttcaacaagtgactacatacggagcaaaatgagtgaatctatactctaaaatatgtctacgtacatctgtatgtagtagtcatttaaaatgtctagaaagacaaatattgagTAGTCAACTCCATCAATAAAACCTCACCAGTTTCATTGCTTATTTCAGTAGAAGCAAACGAACTCGATATTTGATTACCTTTCTTCCTGGTAGGTTAATTAGTGCACGGGCCTCAGAAACCAAAGAAATCATGACACGAACATATAATGTGCGCGCAACGCAAGCGCGAGCAATTCATGTCCTCCTGCTAGTTGGCCCCTAGGCGCGCCTGGAGGTTCCTTGCCAGGATCCCCTCGAAGGTGATCCCCGGCCCGAACGCCAGTATGAGTCCCCACTCGCACTCCTGACccccctccggctccggctccggcgccTCCGTCCTCTGCCTGCTCTCCTCCACCATGTTCTCCAGCACGTACACGATGGTGTTGCTGCTCGCGTTCCCAAAGTCCCGGAGCGCGCTCCGGCTCGCGCGCAGCTTCCCGCCGTCCAGCCCCAGCCGCCCCTCCATCTTGGTCAGGATCGCCGGGCCACCGGGGTGCACAGCCCAGAACATCTTGTCATACGTCAGCTGCTCGCCATGGTCAccctccgcagcagcagcagcagggtgcTCCTTGATCAGCTTCTGGCAGAAGGACTCCACGTGCGCCTCGATGATGTGGGGGAGCTCGCGGCCCAGCTGGAActtgatgccctcctccgtcagccGGCCGTCGATGGTCTTCTCGGTGTCGGGGAGGAAGCGCTGTAGCGCCGAGTAGAGCTCGAAGAGCGGGCGCTCCTGGTCAGTGGGGTCGGTGCCGACAACGGCCGCGCCCGCGCCGTCGCCGAAGAGCGCCACCCCGACGAGGTCGTAGGGCCGGTCGGGGCTGGGCGGGCGGAACCCGGCCACGGTTGTCTCGGAGGTGGCCAGCAGGACGCGCGCGCCCGGGCAGCTCTCGGCCAGGCCCTTGGCCACACGGAGGCCCGCCACGCCGCCGGAGCACCCCGTGAAGGCCAGCATGACGCGGCGGACGTCCGGGCTGAGCCCCAGGGCGCGCGCCAGGTGCAGGTCCCCGCCCGGGAACCGCGCCTCGCTGGACGAGACGTAGACGAGGTGGGTGATCGCCGACAGGTCGCCGCCCCACGCCTTGATGCAGGCCAGCGACGCCTCGGTGGCCATCTGCGTCACCGCCTTGTTGGAGATGTCCAGCCGCTGCTTCATCGTCGGCAAGCCCTCCTGGGCCAGCTCCGGGTAGCTCTTGAGGATCTCGTCCGACATCACCACGTAcctcgtctt
It encodes:
- the LOC119297180 gene encoding putative receptor-like protein kinase At4g00960, with the translated sequence MVVEAGDDNILPSDELSLEVLALLEDIIKSKLCPATRVSCLVQIGKTCPLTLMMFAPCILGKVMADGCFSKECSPAVYITSEPSSGAPNPIGFSQNQSSEYAVSFQILKGMTNNFCTDRKLGEGSSGVVYKGVLKNQEIIAVKKFVPSWMPGSQEQFQNEVYHLMMLKHPNIVRFRGYCYETRNEVKLCNGKRVFAEVAERLLCLEYLPKGSLDKYLSDESSGLDWSTRYNIIEGICYGLCHLHEQIDKKIIHLDLKPANILLDDRMVPKITDFGLSRLLDQQQTLHTESRHGTFGYMPPEIFHRGTVTSKSDIFSLGVIIMEVITGRRDYPDVTRESPDDYIELALTKWRVVLQRSTCDESLETYCKQIKRCIQVGLMCVNPDRTKRPPIMQVIDMLQGLKVIDCNIIDNATQQY
- the LOC119296758 gene encoding type III polyketide synthase B-like; the protein is MVSARDVDTTTAANKQQQATCLAPNPGKATILALGHAFPQQLVMQDYVVEGFMRNTNCKDPELKEKLTRLCKTTTVKTRYVVMSDEILKSYPELAQEGLPTMKQRLDISNKAVTQMATEASLACIKAWGGDLSAITHLVYVSSSEARFPGGDLHLARALGLSPDVRRVMLAFTGCSGGVAGLRVAKGLAESCPGARVLLATSETTVAGFRPPSPDRPYDLVGVALFGDGAGAAVVGTDPTDQERPLFELYSALQRFLPDTEKTIDGRLTEEGIKFQLGRELPHIIEAHVESFCQKLIKEHPAAAAAEGDHGEQLTYDKMFWAVHPGGPAILTKMEGRLGLDGGKLRASRSALRDFGNASSNTIVYVLENMVEESRQRTEAPEPEPEGGQECEWGLILAFGPGITFEGILARNLQARLGAN